DNA sequence from the Candidatus Kaistella beijingensis genome:
AATTGATAATTCCACCGGGAGCAACGTTTCCGTAAAGCATTGCATTTGCGCCTTTCAGTACTTCTACTCTTTCCAGAGAAGAAACTTCAGGGAAAATTCCGCTGTTTACCCTCGCTCCGTTTTTAAAAATATTTTCGTTTCCGAAAGTGAAACCACGTCCACCAAAACTGTCTTGTGAACCGCCTCTTGAAGAAGTTATATAAATTCCGTTTACATTTTTAATAACATCGCTCAACTGTTTAGACTGTTGTTGTTCTATAATTTCGTGAGCAACAATAGAAATTGGTTGTGGATTTTCGATAGAGGAAATCATAGATTTTGAAGAAGAGATTCTCGCCTGATTTGGATTTCCCGTTTTATGCATCTGAATATCTTCGATATCCTGAACTCGTAAAGTGTCGTTTTCCGCTTTGTAAATCATTTGCGCATTTGCAGAAACTGCCATTACAAGCATTCCAAGCGTAAAAATTGGCTTCTTCATTTTCGATTTCTTATTTAGAATGAATTAAAATAACGCTGCAAATGTAGAAAAGGAATTTTTTCTGACAAAATTTATTTTGAATTATTCTAAATAAAAATTAAAACGAATGTTTAATTCTTTGGAAATGAGGAGATTTTAGAAAAACTGACTTTTATCATTATTTAGTTTTCACCGCAAAGAAGCCCGCAATAATAAATAAAACACTGATTAAAATGTAGGAAATTCCGTTCGGAGCAGTTGCCGTTCCTATCAAAACAATCGCAACTCCGAGAATCGCAATTGCGACCATTGCGGTTTTTAGAAATTTATTTCCTTTAAAAATATTCTTCTTTAAAAGTCCGATTAAACCAACGAAAAGCGCTCCATTCACCATATAAATAAAAGCAATCGGAATGGCTGAAACATCATATCCTATATCAGTAAAGTAAGGATTCGTGTTGGTGAAATAATAAATTAGCAGGTAAAATAAAATCACAACATAAGCAAAAATCGCACTATTAATGGGCATTTTTGTCTTCTCGTCAACTTTTCCCAAATTGAAAAACTTCTTGGAATTATCGAGATTATAAAACTGAAATGGAACACGAATAGTCGCTAAAAGAAGTCCGTTGGAAGTTCCCAAAACTGAAATGATGATGAACAATTGCATGAAAATCGCGCCCGAATTCGAAGCCATTTTTCTAGAAAATTCTGTGATATAAGTGTCTTTCAATTTCAAAACCTCATCACTTCCCATTCCCAAAACAATTCCGCAATAGTATAAAACGTAAACCACTAAAACCGTAATCGTTCCAATAACCAAAGCTTTTGGAAGGTTTTTGGTAGAATTTTTTACCTCGCCAGAAATTTGCGTCGCAATGTACCATCCGTCAAAAGCAAACGCAATCGGGACAAAACTCGCCGCAACCAATTGCCAGAAACTTTGGCTTTCTTTGAGATGATTAACTGCGTAAGAAAATGTTCTTTGTTCTTCTACATTTCCTTTCAGCAAAAGAATTATTCCTAAAGATGAAATTAAAATCAATGGAATCAGTTTTAAAGTTGCCGTCATTTGCTGAAAAATTCCACTTGATTTCGGACGGTATATATTTAAAGCCAAAAAAATCAACGAGTTGACCAATCCAATCAAAGTGAAATGCAAAAATGTCGGCTTAAAATTGACAAATTCCGCAATTAAATGCGCAATGTAAATCCCCGAAACCGTAAACAAAACCGCTGTGAGCAAAGGATAAAACAAACTCAAATATATCCAGCCCACAAACGCCGCTGCTTTTTTCCCGAAACGGTATTCCACGTAACTTATTATTCCGCCGTCTTTTGGCAATACTTCCGCATAATTTGCCATCGAAACCGCTGCAAAAACTACGCTGATTCCTACAATTAAAAATCCCAAAAGTCCAGCAAAATTATTTCCCTGCGTTGCAGAAAGTACGTCATCGACTTTGAAGAAAATTCCGGAACCGATGACTTGTCCGATGACCATTGCGATGGCGGTGAAAAGTCCGTATTTGGCTTCAAGTTTTTGTTCTGTCATATTTAATGAGCAATGTGTAGTTAGTAAGGAGCAATTTAAAGTATAAAATCTGAAATCTAATCTTGCAGTTCCAGCCAACGCATTTCCATCTCTTCCAATTTTTCGGAAATGGTTTCTAAATCTTTGGACAATACAGAAATCTTTTCGTAATCGGCTTCGTTGTTGAGCTTTTCAAGAATATCGTTTCTTTTCCTTTCTAATTCGGGCATTTCTTTTTCGATGGATTCGAGTTCGCGTTGTTCTTTGAAGGATAATTTTCTGGCTGGAAGCTGGGAGCTGGATGCTGGAAGTTTAGCTTCCGCTTCCTTAAAATTCTCGATTTTTTGATTGAGATGATCTGACTTCCATCTTCCCTCTTCCATCTTTCGGCTTTCTCTGTACTCTGAAAAATTCCCGACAAAATCTTTGATTTTTCCGTCGCCTTCAAACGCCAAAACGTGATCTACAATTCGATCCATGAAATATCGGTCGTGCGAAACGATGATCAAACAACCTTGAAAATTTTGCAGGAAATTCTCTAAAACAGTCAAAGTCGGCAAATCCAAATCGTTTGTCGGTTCATCGAAAATCAAAAAATTTGGATTTTGATACAACACATACATCAAATGCAATCGACGTTTTTCACCACCCGAAAGTTTGGAAATCGGTGAATATTGCGTTTGGTCATCAAACAAAAACAACCTCAAAAACTGCGATGCAGAAATGGTTCTTCCATTCGCCAAAGGAAAATTCTCGCCAATTTCTTTGATAAAATCAATGACTCTTTCGTTTTCATTGTAATTTAGACCCTTTTGAGAAAAATACCCAAATTTTATGGTTTCACCTGTTTCAATTTCGCCTTTGTCATAAGGTTCCAAACCCTGAATAATATTAAGCAAAGTTGATTTTCCTGCTCCATTTTTCCCGACGATTCCTACTTTTTCTCCACGTTGAAATTGGTAGGAAAAATCTTTCAGCAAAACTTTTTCACCAAATTTTTTATCGATATTCTTCAGTTCAAGAATCTTTTTCCCCAAACGTTTCATTTCGAAATCGAGTTCCAAACCTTGTTTTCTTGTATCGGTTTTTGCTGTTTTTTCGGTTTCGTAAAACGCGTCGATTCTTGATTTTGATTTGGTGGTTCTCGCTTTTGGTTGTCGCCGCATCCATTCCAATTCTTTTCGGTAAAGATTGTTGGCTTTGTCGATGGTCGAGTTCAAGTTATCTTCACGAATCATTTTATTTTCGAGGTAAGTCGCGTAACTTCCGTTGTGAACATAAAGATTAAAGTCTTCCATTTCCCAAATCGTGTCGCAAACCGCATCCAAAAAATATCTATCGTGTGTCACGAGAAGCAAGGTAACCATTGCTTTCGACAAATAATTTTCAAGCCATTCCACCATATCCACATCGAGATGGTTCGTAGGTTCGTCCATGATTAAAAGCGTGTGACGATGTTCTGCACGGGTTTCCAAAAGGAGTTTCGCCAAAGCAACGCGTTTGATTTGTCCACCTGAAAGCGTTTTCATTTTTGCTTCCAAATCGGTGATTTTCAGTTGCGAAAGAATCTGCTTCATCTCATTTTCCAAATCCCATGCTTTGTGGATTTCCATTTCGGTCAGCGCTTTTTCCATATCGTTTGGATTTTCGGTATGAAGCGCATGATGGTAATTTTTTAAGGCCAGAATCGGCGCAGAATCGAGTGTCATCATGAATTCCTCCACATTCAATTCGCCTTCAAAATCAATTTCCTGGTCAAATAAAACGACTTGAATGTCTTTATTAATGGAAACCGTTCCCGAATCTGCGATTTCTTTTCCCATCAAAATCTTTAATAAAGTCGATTTTCCGGTACCATTTTTGGCGACAATCGCAATTTTATCGCCTTCGTTGATGTGGAAGGTGATGTCTTTAAAAAGAGTTTTAACTCCGTAAGATTTGGAAAGATTTTCTGCGGAAACGTAATTCATTCTTTTGTTGGATGATGGATGTTTGGTGTTGGGTGTTTAGCGTTTGCGAAAATACGGAAATCATTTTTGAATCGTGGAATGATTCGAATGATTTAATCCAAAGTCATCCTTTTCAGACTCCACAAACTGCCGTTGTAAATATCCACATCCACTTTGGTATTGATTCCGTAAACGATACCGTTTTCGGTGAACTGCCAAAAATCCCAATCGTCGTTTGGTGAAGGTTGCGAAACATCGTTGTAATTGGCGAGCCAAAGCGGATAATCATCAAAATGACCTTTCAAAAAGTCTTTGTAATAATGATAATAGGTGTAGATAATCGGTTTTTCGCCGTAAGTTTCCTCCACAATTCTGCACCAAATTTTTAAATCTTCGATCAACTTTTCATTCGATTTACGGCGTGGAATTTTTTCGATGTCTAAAATCGGCGGCAAATCTCCACTTTCCAATTTTACGTTGGCCAAGAAATTATTAGCCTGCATTACAGGATCTTCATCGGCTCGGTAAAAATGATAGGCACCACGAATAAGGTTGTGTTTTTTTGCCAATTTCCAAAACTCGTCGAAATGTTTGTCGGTAGATTTATTGCCCATCGTTCCACGTAATACCACAAATTTTATGGGGATTGAACGGTTTCCAATGCTTAAGCTATCCCATTCAATATCTTCCCTCCTTTGGTAATGCGACATATCGATTCCGAAAGTTTTGTCGGCATAATCTCCAATAATTCGGTTGATTCTCTTTTCTTCAAATTCAGAGTTGGAAAGTTTTTTATGCTCAAACTTGTTGAAATACATCGCATAATAAAACTGAATTTTTTCTTTCAAGTAAAAACCCGTTCCAAGTAAAGCCACCGCCAAAATGAGCAACAGAATTTCCCGACGCAAAAGCCAATGTTTCTTGCGGTTTTTGTGGATTTTTCGGGTGGTTTTTCTTTTTACGGTGCGTTTTGCCATGGGTTTGCAAAAATAGAATTTTACTTTCTATTTTTAAACTTAAAATATAATCCGCCAAACCGCTATTTATTTTTAAGTTTTGGCGGATTATGATTTTTTGGGAAAGAAAAATCTGCAAAACTTTTGCAGATTTTTAATATTGAATTCTGAATTTTAAATCTCGAATTTTCTACGCACCATACGGAATCCAAATATTCTTAATTTCTGTGGCGTGTCTTAAAAATTCCTGACCTTCACCATGGGAAACATCGAGCCAATTTCTGTATTTTCCGAAATTTACCCAAGAACGTTTCATGGAATCGGTGGAAAGCGATTCGATATCCCTGCTTCCTTCTTTCGTTCCGAAATACCAAATTCCATCGATGTTGTAATGTTTTGCCAATTCTTTTGCGAGTTCCTCTTTGTGTCCGGTCACGATATTTACCGTTCCGGCAGGAACATCGGAAGTCTCTAAAATCTGGTAGAAATCGGTCGCTGAAAACGGATGTTTTTCGGAAGGAACCACCACCACGTTATTTCCCATGGAAATTGCAGGAATCACCGTCGAAATAAAGCCCAAAAGCGGATTTTCGTCGGGACAGATAATCGCCATCACGCCCACTGGTTCAGGCATTGCCAAAGTCACCATTCTTTGAACTGTAGAATGAGCGGCGCCATCGTATTTGTCAGCAAACGCGGCATAAGTGTAAATTCTTTCGATAGATTTTTCTACCTCCTCTTTTGCGGATTCTAAACTTTGGTTGGTCATTTCCACAATTCTTTCTGCAAATTCTTCGGCACGAATTGATAAATTTTCTGCGATATAATAAAGAACTTGCGCTCTTCCGTGACCGGTCATTCCGCTCCACGATTTGTCGGCGTGCGCTGCTTCTACGGCGTTTCGGAGATCTTTCCTATTTCCTTCGGAAACTTCGCCGATGTATTCACCGAACGCATTTTTGATTTCCATGCTGTAACCTCCATCGGGACGCACCTGTTTTCCGCCGATGTACATTTTCGTGGTTCGGTCGATATTGGCAAGTATTGATTTTTGGTGGACAAGTCCCGACTTTTCCTTACTTTGCTTTTCAACTTTCGGAAGAATCGGTTTTGAAGCGAACTCGTCTTCAATTCTCGGTTTCATGTATTCGTAAAGTCCTTCTTTTCCGCCTTCTCTACCGAAACCTGATTCTCTGTACCCACCGAAACCCGCATTCGCATCAAACTGATTCGTACAGTTAATCCAAACTGCGCCTGCTTTGATTTTCGGAGCGACATCTAAAGCGAGGTTGATGTTTTCCGTCCAAATACTTGCAGCCAAACCGTATCTCGTGTTGTTCGCCAAAGCAACCGCCTCATTGTGCGAACGGAAAGTCATCGCCACCAAAACTGGCCCGAAAATTTCTTCCTGCGCAATCACGGAACTTGTCGGAACGTCGGTGAACAAAGTCGGTGGGAAAAACCAACCATTTTTTGGTACTCCGTTTTTTGGTTGATAGATTTTGCAACCTTCTTCAACGCCAAGTTTTACCAATTCCTCGATGGTTTTCAACTGAACTTTATCCACGATTGCGCCCATATCGACTGCCTTATCCAAAGGATCGCCGATTCGGAGCGTTTCCATTCTTTTCTTTAATTTTTTGTAGAATTTTTCGGCAATACTTTCCTGAACTAAAAGTCGGGAACCTGCACAGCAAACCTGACCTTGATTGAACCAAATCGCATCAACAATTCCTTCCACCGCAGAATCCAAATCCGCATCTTCAAAAACGATGAATGGTGATTTTCCGCCCAATTCAAGGGAAATCTTCTTTCCGCTTCCCGCAATTTCTGTTCTTAATATTTTCCCCACTTTCGTGGAACCAGTGAATGCTACTTTTTGAATGTCTTTATGATTTACCAAAGCGGTTCCTGCAACGGTTCCTTTTCCTGTAACTACATTTACCACACCTTTTGGAAGTCCAATTTTTTCACAGATTTCTCCAAAAAGAAGTGCGGTTAAAGAAGTGTATTCCGCAGGTTTTAAAACGATGGTGTTTCCCATTGCCAAAGCTGGAGCGACTTTCCAGGCCAACATCATTAATGGAAAATTCCACGGAATGATTTGTCCGATAACTCCAACTTCTTTGTAATCTTTGAATTCGGTATCCATCAATTTTGCCCAACCTGCGTGACTGTAAAAATGTCTCGCCACAATTGGAATGTCGATATCACGGGTTTCACGGATGGGTTTTCCGTTGTCCAAAGTTTCCAAAACTGCAAAAAGTCTAGAATTTTTTTGAATTTGTCTTGCCAAAGCGTACAAATATTTCGCTCTCTCGAAACCGCCGATTTTCACCCATTCCGGAAGTGCTTTGTTAGCCGCTTTTACTGCATTGTCCACATCTTTTTCGTCAGCTTCTGCAATTTTTGCCAAAAATTCTTTGTTGGAAGGATTGGTGGAGTCGATGTATTTCTTTGAATTTGGTTTTACCCATTCTCCGCCAATAAAAAGGTCGAAACTTCTCTTGTGATTTTCTAAAAATTCCACAGCGGGTGCTGCAGTTTCAGGAGCGGGACCGTAAACCATAGAGTCGTATATTTCTTTGATTTCCATCACGATATAATTGATAAATGATGATTGATAAATGATTTAGTAATAATGTAACAATTTGAAAATGTAGCAATTTGAAAATTTGAAAATAAAACCCTGCATCACACCCATTCACCAACTCACCCAAAAAAAATCTCAAACTCTCAAAACCTCAAACTCCTTTTATGCCATCGGATGACGGAAATTCGCACTGTATCTTCCAGTTACGTAATGTTCGAGTTGTCTTTCGATATCTCCTAAAAGTGAACTTGCACCGAAACGGAATAAGTCTGGATTTAACCATTCGTTTCCGAGTTCTTCTTTAATTAGGATTAAATAGTCGAGTGCCTGTTTTGCTTTTTGGATTCCACCTGCAGGTTTATAGCCGACCTTTACTCCTGTCAATTCGTAATATTCTCGGATGCAGCGAATCATGACTAAACTTACCGCCAAAGTGGCATTCACCGATTCTTTTCCGGTGGAAGTTTTGATGAAATCGGAACCCGCCATCATGGCGACCCAACTTGCTTTTGCCACTTTCGTGTACGTTGGAATTTCTCCTGTTGCGAGAATGGTTTTCATATGTGCATCTCCACAAGCTTGTCTGCAAAGTTTAATTTCTTCATACAGTTCTTTCCACTTTGATTCGAGAACCAAATCTCTGGAAATCACAATGTCGATTTCTTTTGCTCCTGCCGCGACAGATTTTTTAATTTCCGTAATTTTCTCTTCCAAAGAAATCTTTCCAGCTGGAAAACCAGTGGAAACCGCTGCAATTGGAATATTAGTTCCTTTTAAAGCTTCTTTTGCGTAGGGAATTAAGTTGTGATAAACGCAAACTGCTCCAGTTGTTAAATTTGCGTCCTGCATTCCAAGTTTTTGTAAAATATCCTCACGAACAGGATGTTTTGCTTTTTCGCAAAGACGGAGAACATTTCCGCGCGTGTCGTCGCCTGCAAGTGTCGTCAAATCAATCATAGAGATTGCTTTCAATAACCATGCTGCCTGGAATTCCTTTTTCACGCTTCTTCTACCTGTCAAAGTTCCAACGCGTCTTTCAATCGCACTTCGGTTGATGTTGATGGCGTCAAAATATTTGGTATTGAAAGGTAAACCTTCGTTTCTTTCTTCGGTATGATTTTGATTCACTTTTTTATGATTTTTTTCCAAAACTTTTTCCATAAACGAATAAATTTAATCAGAAAATTTCTATTAAAATTAAGGATTGTAAAATTAACCAATTCTTGGCAATTAAGGAATTGTTTTTAAGAATTATTAGTTTTAACATATAGTCCAAAAAAAAGAATAGACATCATCTTCTTCGACAATGTCTTTTCACTTTTACTTTTCAAAACAGCATTAAACTTTCAATTGTCTGTTGATGCTTTGTTCCAGTGAAATAAATGTTTCTGTTCTTGTTACGCCTTTTAGTTTTTGTAGTTTATTAAGAATTTCCATTAAATGGTCATTATCTCTACATAAAACTTTTAAAAATATGGTATAATTTCCCGTGGTGTAATGTGCTTCAACCACTTCATTCACATCCTTCAACGCTTTAATTGCATCATGATAATGACTGGGTTGATCTAAAAAAACACCGATGTAGGAAACTACTTTAAAACCAATTTTTCTTGGATTTAAAAAGGAAATTGAATTTTCGATAACTCCTGCAGATTCTAATTTTTTAATCCTTTGGTGAACCGCCGTTGTAGAAATCCCTACGTTTTTTGAAATGTGTGCCAATGAAGTTTTTGCATTATCCATCAACATATAAATGATTTCTTTATCTACGGAATCTAGATGATAACCCGTATTTGCTGCATTTTTCATTTTCTAATTTTTTACTTTTTTTTCTTTTTTCTTTAATTGTTGCGCTTGATAAATTCTGTCAATACCGGAAAATGGTCGCTGTATCCTCCCAAATATCGAGTTCCAGCATAAGTTCTGAATGGTCTTCCTGAAAATTTCCTATTCCAAGTACTCAATTTTTCGGAATTAAAAACTTTTGCATCTTTAAATGAAAATGGAAAATTTGAATCATAAAATTCATCAGATAAAATAATTTGGTCAAAAAGTAAGCCATCTTTAAAATGGAACGTTGAAAATATTCTGTTATTATATAAATCGACGTATGGATTTGTTAAGATTTTATTAAAATTTTCATCATAAAGCAAATTCTTTAAATTTTCATCATCAGGATTTTCATTAAAATCACCTAAAATAATGACCGCTTCATTTTCTGATTTTAGTTTCAAAACTTTTTCCTTGATGTCCTTTAAGATATAATCGCGTTTTGGTTTGTTAACGTCACGTTCTCTTTTGGAAGGGAGGTGAACCACAAAAAGGTTGATCATTTCGCCAGAATATTTCACTTTACAAAATAAGATATCTCTTGTTGTATCATAATTCGCTGGATCTTCATCATCAATCTCGAAAAAATAAGTGATGGGTTCGGAAGAAATGACTTCAATTTTAGATTTGTCATAAAGCAGTGCAACATCCACCCCTCTTTCATCCATGGAATCATAATGTATCACGCCATAATTTGAGTTGAACGGATCCATTTTTACCAATTCGTCCAAAGGTTTTTGGCCTTGAATTTCGGACAGACCAATCAACATCGGCAATGCATTTTCCGATTCTTTGATCAGTTGAAAAACATGTGAAATTTTGAAGAGTTTATTATTGTACCTTTTCTCGTCCCAATTTCTTAACCCAGAAACTGTTGGATCTAGTTTGTGAACAGGAGGTGGGTCTGGAAGAAAAAGGTTTTCTACGTTGTAGAAAGCAATCAGCTCTTTGGAATCGTTGTTTGTCATTAATGAGTTTTTGTCTCCTTCATTTTTTTGGATTGTAAATTTAATAAAAATAATTGGTTATGTTTAAATTTACTCCAACAAGTCTGGTCTTTTTTTTTGGGTAATTCTCACTGCTTCATCATGACGCCAATCTTCAATCTTTTTGAAATTACCACTCAACAAAACTTCGGGAACTTTCAAACCTTTGTATTCATCGGGTCTTGTGTAAATGGGTGGTGAAAGTAAATCATCCTGAAAACTGTCGGTCAAAGCCGATTGTTCATCATTTAAAACACCTGGTAAAAGTCTTATCACCGAATCTGCCAAAACACAGGCAGCCAATTCACCGCCGGTTAAAACATAGTCGCCTATGGAAATTTCTTTAGTAATATGTAAATCGCGAACTCTCTGATCGATTCCCTTATAATGACCGCAAAGAAAAATCAGATTATTTTTAATGGAAAGCGTATTAACAATTTTTTGGTTAAGCGTTTCTCCGTCGGGAGTTAGGTAAATTACCTCATCATAATCTCTTTGCGATTTCAGTTGAGAAATACAGTTGTCCAAAGGTTCAATCATCATCACCATTCCAGCTCCACCTCCGTAAGGTTCGTCGTCGATTTGGCGGTATTTTCCCAAACCAAAATCTCTTAACTGATGAAAGTGAATTTCCGCTAAACCTTTATCCATCGCTCTTTTCAGAATTGATGCTTTGAACGGACTTTCCATCAATTCGGGTAAAACGCTTATAATATCTATTCTCATTGTTCGGTTCGGTTCTTTTTAGTTGGGATGATAATCAATCTCAAGGAGGAATCTTTGTTGAAGTAACTCCACATCCAATTGAAGAAAATGGCAAGTTTGTTTCGTACACTTAAAATCAGCATCAAATGCAGAAACATCCAGAAATACCATGCAAAAGTTCCCTGAAATCTAAACTTCGGCAAATCGACAACCGCTTTGTGTTTTCCGATGGTTGCCATACTTCCTCTGTCTTCGTATTCATATTCCACCCAATCTTTTTCAGATTTTTTCAGAAGGTTTTTTGCTAAATTTTTTCCCTGATTGATGGCAACATTGGCAACTTGCGGATGACCTTGAGGATATTTCGGAGTTTCCATGTAAGAAATATCGCCTATTGCAAAAATATTTTTATAACCCAAAACTTTACTGAAACGGTCGGTTTTGTAGCGATTTCTCACCATTATTTCTGGATTCAAACCTGCGATGACATTTCCGGTAACTCCTGCTGCCCAAATCACGTTGTTGGATGGTATTTCCTTCCCACTTTTCATCATCACTTTGTCTCCGTCATAACCTGTAACGAATTCATCGCTCATAAAATGAACTCCCAATTCCTTCAGATATTTTTCAGACATTTTCTGCGATTCCGGACTCATCACGCTTAAAGGTTTTTCTGTAGAACTGATGAGAATGATTTTCAAATCATCAAAATTCATATGCGGATAATCGCGGGGAAGAATGTCCTTTTTCATCTCCGCAAAAGCTCCAGCCAATTCTACTCCGGTTGGCCCGCTTCCTACAATAACGATGTTCCAATTGCCGTCATCACTGCGTTTTCTTTCAATAATTAATTTCTCGAAAGTCAATAAAACATGGTTTCTAATGGCGATTGCTTCCTGTGTATTTTTCATCCCAAAGGTGAGAGTTTCCATTTTATCATTTCCGAAAAAATTGGTTTTACAACCTGTCGCAATTATTAATTTATCGTAACTGAATTCTGTTGCGTCGGTTGAAGTGATGATTTTATTTTCCTCGGGAAGAATTTTGAGAACTTCTGTCATTCGATACCGGATGTTCCTAGAATTCTGAAAAATTTTACGAAAAGGAAAGGAAATATTAGAAGGCTCGATCCTTCCACTTGCCACCTGATAAAACAACGGCTGAAACATGTGGTGATTTACCTTGTCGATGATTATAATTTTCTTGTTTTTGTTGTTGAGTTTCTTGGCAAGTTGAAGCCCTGCAAAACCGCCACCAATAATCACAATTTTCTCCCTTGTTTCCATAGGAACAAAAATACTGAAATTTTTATAGTTGATTTTGTTTAAAGCATGCGAAAAAAAAACCCTGAAAAATTTTCAGGGAATTGAGTTATTGTTTAACGATTTGGGTAACTTTTTGAGTATTGTCACTTAATGTATATTTCATCAAGTATTTTCCGGGTCTCAAGCGATCCAAACGGATTTCGCCCGAGTTCATATTTACAGCGTACTGAGCAACTTCCATCCCTAAAATAGAATAAAAAGTAACCGACTTTATTTTTAATGAAGCATCTTTTGACTTCACAATAATAAAATCTTTGGCTGGATTTGGGTACGCAACCATCACTCCGTCATCAGATTTTTGAGAAGTTGCCATCGGTTCTCTTTGAACAGATTGAGCGGAAACTTTTTCCGAAAAAACTGTTAAACTGCCGATAAATATTATAGAAAAGAATAATTTTTTCACCGATAATAACTTTTTATTTAGAAATATCCTTACAAAAGTAAGAATTTCAAATTAATATGCAATAGCTTTTTAATAAAACTATAATTAAATTTGCACAAGTTATCTCAAATACCATTCCAAAATGATTATCTATTCAAGAAACCGAAGACTACGCACCAATGCCTCTATTAGAAGTCTAGTTCAGGAAACCGTTTTAACCACCAACGATTTCGTAATGCCGATGTTTGTGATGGAGGGGAAAAATAATCAGGAAGCAATTCCATCGATGCCGGGAATTTACCGCAGAACTTTGGATCTTACGGTGAAAGAATGTCAGGAATTGTATTCACTTGGAGTAAAAGCGGTCAATCTGTACATGAAAGTTTCTGAAAATTTGAAAGACAACAAAGGAACTGAAGCGTGGAACAAAAACGGATTGATGCAAAACACGATTAAAGCTATTAAAGACGCAGTTCCGGAAATGGTTGTAATGCCCGATGTTGCACTCGATCCCTACTCGATTTACGGTCACGACGGAATAATCACCAACGGAAAAATTGACAACGACGCCACCAACGAAGCTTTGGTAAAAATGTCGGTTTCTCACGCAGAAGCAGGTGCAGATATCGTTGCACCAAGTGACATGATGGACGGAAGAGTTGCCGCGATTCGTACGGGATTGGAAGAAAGTGGTTTTACTGATGTTGGAATTTTGAGTTATGCCGCAAAATATGCGAGTTCATTTTACGGACCTTTCAGAAGTGCCTTGGATTCTGCGCCGAAAGAAAATGTAGAAATTCCGAAAGACAAAAAAACCTATCAAATGGATTTTCACAATTCCCGTGAAGCGATTGACGAAGTGTTGAAAGACGTTGCAGAAGGAGCCGATATCATCATGATTAAACCAGGAATGCCTTATTTGGACATCGTTTCCAAAGTTCGCGAAACCATCGATTTGCCGATTGCAGTTTATAATGTAAGTGGTGAATACGCCATGTTAAAAGCCGCAGCAAAAAACGGATGGCTCGATAACGACAAAGCAATTATTGAAAGCTTGACTTGCATTAAAAGAGCAGGTGCGGATATGATTTTCACGTATGCGGCGAAAGAAGCAGCGATTCTTTTAAACCACTAATATTTTATGAAATTTTTTCGT
Encoded proteins:
- a CDS encoding APC family permease, translated to MTEQKLEAKYGLFTAIAMVIGQVIGSGIFFKVDDVLSATQGNNFAGLLGFLIVGISVVFAAVSMANYAEVLPKDGGIISYVEYRFGKKAAAFVGWIYLSLFYPLLTAVLFTVSGIYIAHLIAEFVNFKPTFLHFTLIGLVNSLIFLALNIYRPKSSGIFQQMTATLKLIPLILISSLGIILLLKGNVEEQRTFSYAVNHLKESQSFWQLVAASFVPIAFAFDGWYIATQISGEVKNSTKNLPKALVIGTITVLVVYVLYYCGIVLGMGSDEVLKLKDTYITEFSRKMASNSGAIFMQLFIIISVLGTSNGLLLATIRVPFQFYNLDNSKKFFNLGKVDEKTKMPINSAIFAYVVILFYLLIYYFTNTNPYFTDIGYDVSAIPIAFIYMVNGALFVGLIGLLKKNIFKGNKFLKTAMVAIAILGVAIVLIGTATAPNGISYILISVLFIIAGFFAVKTK
- a CDS encoding ABC-F family ATP-binding cassette domain-containing protein, which codes for MNYVSAENLSKSYGVKTLFKDITFHINEGDKIAIVAKNGTGKSTLLKILMGKEIADSGTVSINKDIQVVLFDQEIDFEGELNVEEFMMTLDSAPILALKNYHHALHTENPNDMEKALTEMEIHKAWDLENEMKQILSQLKITDLEAKMKTLSGGQIKRVALAKLLLETRAEHRHTLLIMDEPTNHLDVDMVEWLENYLSKAMVTLLLVTHDRYFLDAVCDTIWEMEDFNLYVHNGSYATYLENKMIREDNLNSTIDKANNLYRKELEWMRRQPKARTTKSKSRIDAFYETEKTAKTDTRKQGLELDFEMKRLGKKILELKNIDKKFGEKVLLKDFSYQFQRGEKVGIVGKNGAGKSTLLNIIQGLEPYDKGEIETGETIKFGYFSQKGLNYNENERVIDFIKEIGENFPLANGRTISASQFLRLFLFDDQTQYSPISKLSGGEKRRLHLMYVLYQNPNFLIFDEPTNDLDLPTLTVLENFLQNFQGCLIIVSHDRYFMDRIVDHVLAFEGDGKIKDFVGNFSEYRESRKMEEGRWKSDHLNQKIENFKEAEAKLPASSSQLPARKLSFKEQRELESIEKEMPELERKRNDILEKLNNEADYEKISVLSKDLETISEKLEEMEMRWLELQD
- a CDS encoding glycoside hydrolase family 25 protein, which produces MAKRTVKRKTTRKIHKNRKKHWLLRREILLLILAVALLGTGFYLKEKIQFYYAMYFNKFEHKKLSNSEFEEKRINRIIGDYADKTFGIDMSHYQRREDIEWDSLSIGNRSIPIKFVVLRGTMGNKSTDKHFDEFWKLAKKHNLIRGAYHFYRADEDPVMQANNFLANVKLESGDLPPILDIEKIPRRKSNEKLIEDLKIWCRIVEETYGEKPIIYTYYHYYKDFLKGHFDDYPLWLANYNDVSQPSPNDDWDFWQFTENGIVYGINTKVDVDIYNGSLWSLKRMTLD